In Saccharothrix syringae, the following are encoded in one genomic region:
- a CDS encoding RNA polymerase sigma factor, with protein MTTGGGGRAAVADGTVGAAVAAAVADAHPRITAHLIRVTGDWGLAEDCAQEAARLALETWPVRGVPANPGGWLMTAARNRALDVLRRAGVERVKLRELAVLALTGPDRTAAPGGGQEEVVDDRLRLIFTCCHPALSPEARVALTLRTVCGVPTAEVARAFLVGEPTMTRRLTRAKTKIAKAGIPYRVPEGDALAERLPGVLAVLYLLFTRGYDADGEPAFAAEAIRLARLLVRLVPDQPEVSALLALFLLQHSRRAARRDAGGDLLTLDRQDRSRWDRAAIAEAVAILDGVRSAGPYAWQARIAACHATASRHETTDWHRIARCYDELVRLQPSPVVGLNRAVAHGYAHGPAAGLALLAEVRAGGALDGHPHAVAAEADLTARAGDRVRAAELFRQAASLARGEAERRALLGRAEREA; from the coding sequence GTGACCACCGGCGGTGGCGGCCGCGCGGCGGTGGCCGACGGCACCGTCGGCGCGGCCGTCGCGGCCGCGGTCGCCGACGCGCACCCGCGCATCACGGCCCACCTGATCCGGGTCACCGGGGACTGGGGGCTGGCCGAGGACTGCGCGCAGGAGGCCGCGCGGCTGGCCCTGGAGACCTGGCCGGTGCGGGGCGTGCCGGCCAACCCCGGCGGCTGGCTGATGACCGCGGCCCGCAACCGCGCGCTCGACGTGCTGCGGCGGGCCGGGGTGGAGCGGGTCAAGCTGCGGGAGCTGGCGGTGCTCGCGCTGACCGGTCCCGACCGCACCGCGGCGCCGGGTGGTGGGCAGGAGGAGGTCGTGGACGACCGGTTGCGGCTGATCTTCACGTGCTGCCACCCGGCGCTGTCGCCGGAGGCGCGGGTGGCGCTGACCCTGCGCACGGTCTGCGGGGTGCCGACGGCCGAGGTGGCCCGGGCCTTCCTGGTCGGGGAGCCCACCATGACGCGGCGGCTGACCAGGGCCAAGACCAAGATCGCGAAGGCCGGCATCCCGTACCGGGTGCCGGAGGGCGACGCGCTGGCCGAGCGCCTGCCGGGTGTGCTCGCCGTGCTGTACCTGCTGTTCACCCGCGGCTACGACGCCGACGGCGAACCGGCGTTCGCCGCGGAGGCGATCCGGCTGGCCCGGCTGCTGGTCCGGCTGGTGCCGGACCAGCCGGAGGTCTCGGCGCTGCTGGCGCTGTTCCTGCTCCAGCACTCGCGCCGCGCCGCCCGCCGGGACGCCGGGGGCGACCTGCTCACCCTCGACCGGCAGGACCGGTCCCGCTGGGACCGCGCGGCGATCGCCGAGGCCGTGGCGATCCTGGACGGGGTGCGGTCGGCCGGGCCGTACGCCTGGCAGGCCCGCATCGCGGCCTGCCACGCCACGGCCTCCCGCCACGAGACCACCGACTGGCACCGGATCGCCCGGTGCTACGACGAACTGGTCCGCCTCCAGCCGTCACCGGTGGTCGGGCTCAACCGGGCCGTGGCGCACGGGTACGCGCACGGCCCGGCGGCCGGGTTGGCCCTGCTGGCCGAGGTCCGGGCGGGCGGCGCGCTCGACGGGCACCCGCACGCCGTGGCCGCGGAGGCCGACCTCACCGCCCGTGCGGGTGACCGGGTCCGGGCCGCGGAGCTGTTCCGGCAGGCCGCCTCCCTGGCGCGGGGCGAGGCGGAGCGGCGTGCCCTGCTCGGTCGGGCCGAGCGGGAAGCCTGA
- a CDS encoding YciI family protein, producing the protein MKYLMLVCTDPEPDTDPGSWPDVDRWVAENDGAGRRLLGSELAPASTATTVRVRGGELLLTDGPFAETAEVVVGFDLLECADLDEAIEVARTHPMAHAGRLEVRPLAEPGR; encoded by the coding sequence ATGAAGTACCTGATGCTCGTCTGCACCGACCCGGAGCCGGACACCGACCCGGGGTCCTGGCCGGACGTCGACCGGTGGGTGGCCGAGAACGACGGCGCCGGCCGCCGGCTGCTGGGCTCGGAGCTGGCACCCGCCTCCACCGCCACGACGGTCCGCGTCCGCGGCGGCGAGCTGCTGCTGACCGACGGGCCGTTCGCCGAGACCGCGGAGGTCGTGGTCGGCTTCGACCTGCTGGAGTGCGCCGACCTGGACGAGGCGATCGAGGTGGCCCGGACCCACCCCATGGCCCACGCCGGTCGGCTGGAGGTCCGCCCGCTCGCCGAGCCCGGGCGGTGA
- a CDS encoding tryptophan 2,3-dioxygenase family protein, with amino-acid sequence MNRQVVDQGLDYQRYLELDTLLSLQRPRAEGREPDRVHLAEHFFIVVHQASELWLRQLLLDLDRAVDAVAGGRLDAAAEYLARVSHVFGLLQAHIEVLDRLPPDCFTRFRPYLGTASGAQSVQFAEVERVMGFGSGEAPVVAALRRAAGDRGLAEACLRDDRFLAVVDLLLEISGSYWRWKAAHLACVVRMLGAARGTGGTTGAEYLASRVRYPFPELRDARREVELSPPLVDAGRAR; translated from the coding sequence ATGAACCGACAGGTCGTCGACCAGGGCTTGGACTACCAGCGCTACCTGGAGCTGGACACGCTGCTGTCGCTCCAGCGCCCCCGGGCCGAGGGCCGGGAACCGGACCGCGTGCACCTGGCCGAGCACTTCTTCATCGTGGTGCACCAGGCCAGCGAGCTGTGGCTGCGCCAACTGCTGCTCGACCTCGACCGCGCGGTCGACGCGGTGGCCGGCGGCCGGCTGGACGCGGCCGCCGAGTACCTGGCCCGGGTCAGCCACGTCTTCGGGCTGCTCCAGGCGCACATCGAGGTGCTGGACCGCCTGCCACCGGACTGCTTCACCCGGTTCCGGCCCTACCTCGGCACGGCCAGCGGTGCGCAGTCGGTGCAGTTCGCCGAGGTGGAGCGGGTGATGGGGTTCGGGTCGGGCGAGGCGCCGGTGGTCGCCGCGCTGCGCCGCGCCGCGGGTGACCGGGGGCTGGCCGAGGCGTGCCTCCGGGACGACCGGTTCCTGGCCGTGGTGGACCTGCTGCTGGAGATCTCCGGGTCGTACTGGCGCTGGAAGGCGGCCCACCTGGCGTGCGTGGTGCGGATGCTGGGGGCGGCCCGGGGGACCGGGGGCACCACGGGTGCGGAGTACCTGGCCTCGCGGGTGCGCTACCCGTTCCCGGAGCTGCGCGACGCGCGGCGGGAGGTGGAGCTGTCGCCGCCGCTGGTCGACGCCGGGCGGGCGCGGTGA